The proteins below come from a single Epinephelus moara isolate mb chromosome 19, YSFRI_EMoa_1.0, whole genome shotgun sequence genomic window:
- the ptk7b gene encoding inactive tyrosine-protein kinase 7, with translation MELPGGSESRRRDGRRNPAVINRRKPPVETMYAVGIICLQVLSIQAAAIQFTKEPKSQDALHGRSAMLRCEVSDPADITYRWFHNGQPLVNSDRRFQEGSNLKFTAVDRRLDAGNFECVAENTVTGEALHSTNASFNIKWLESGGVTLKEPASEGEIESSAPVTLRCHIDGHPRPTCQWFKDGVKLTEKSHQINNKERTLTFTSASPDDNGLYYCCAKNAAGHVCSNSNFTLNIIDKSFPRPVVTPEDQVVLRNEEAAFHCQFTAVPAPTLEWYHENELLANKSRLILLSNGTLLITQVKPRNTGTYKCVGRGLRGSHVTLEASLLIAEIEDMVPKMSKVFTADTLQRVACRPPRGRPEPEVWWEREGQRVPTEGRVYQDGLDLVFSPTEEGDSGIYTCVAQNRAGRKTQEVTFTVATAPVWVMRPQDSLLEEGKPGYLHCHAQANPEPEVTWLRNNNMITPEDSRFKMFPNGTLRINNVEVYDGQMYGCETKTVGGRLSGQARVTVLEKLKFTPTPQPSQCLELDNEITIQCSAKGRESPTIRWTKADGGELPPRVEQRNGQLHFTKVTRSDAGNYTCIASNSLQGEIRALVTLIVAVYIRFKVEPENTTVYQGHTAILHCQATGDPEPHIHWMVKDKTLDISKNRRFQKMPNGSLVITDVTTDDTGRYTCVAGNSCSIKDRVAQLYVVDKPVHSFEEDGDKAPYKMIQTIGLSVGAAVAYIIVVLGLMFYCKKRRNAKRLQKGQDGEEPEMECLNGGAVQQNGHTTTEIQEEVALTNMGTMATTEKRHSHVNNDKLHFPRANLQTITTLGKGEFGEVLLCKAKGIEESEEETVVLVKSLQTRDEQLQLDFRREAEMFAKLSHPNVVRLLGLCREAEPHYTILEYYDLGDLKQFLRISKSKDDKVKSQPISTKTKVSICTQVAHGMEHLSNHRFVHKDLAARNCLINSQRRVKVSALSLSKDVYNSEYYHYRQAWIPLRWLPAESVFEDDFSTKSDVWAFGVLMWEVFSHGEMPYTKLSDDEVLEGLQTGKLKLPVPDGCPSKIYKLMTRCWALSLKERPSFTEIVHTLGELPSDSKV, from the exons TCCTGTCCATCCAGGCTGCTGCCATCCAGTTCACCAAGGAGCCCAAGTCCCAGGATGCCTTGCATGGCCGCAGCGCCATGCTACGCTGCGAGGTCAGCGATCCGGCCGACATCACTTACCGCTGGTTTCATAACGGCCAGCCCCTGGTAAACAGCGACAGGCGCTTCCAGGAGGGCAGCAACCTGAAGTTCACCGCTGTGGATCGGCGGCTGGACGCAGGGAACTTTGAGTGCGTCGCAGAGAACACGGTCACAGGAGAGGCGCTCCACTCCACCAATGCCTCCTTCAATATCAAGT ggTTAGAAAGTGGTGGTGTGACTTTGAAGGAGCCCGCCTCAGAAGGGGAGATTGAGAGCTCTGCGCCGGTCACGTTGCGCTGTCATATTGATGGACACCCACG GCCGACATGCCAGTGGTTCAAGGACGGGGTGAAGCTGACAGAGAAGAGCCACCAGATCAACAACAAGGAGAGGACGCTCACCTTCACGAGTGCCAGCCCGGACGACAATGGCCTGTACTACTGCTGTGCCAAGAATGCAGCCGGGCACGTCTGCAGCAACAGCAACTTTACTCTCAACattatag ATAAGAGTTTTCCCCGGCCGGTGGTCACTCCTGAGGACCAGGTGGTGTTGAGGAACGAGGAGGCGGCGTTCCACTGCCAGTTCACCGCCGTGCCGGCCCCCACGCTGGAGTGGTACCATGAAAACGAGCTGCTGGCAAACAAGTCTCG ACTGATCCTGTTATCCAACGGCACTCTGCTGATCACCCAGGTCAAGCCCAGGAACACAGGGACCTATAAGTGTGTTGGCCGTGGCCTCAGAGGGTCCCACGTCACACTGGAGGCGTCTCTCCTCATagctg AGATAGAAGACATGGTGCCCAAGATGTCGAAGGTTTTCACGGCGGACACCCTGCAGCGGGTGGCCTGTCGCCCACCGCGCGGCAGACCTGAGCCCGAGGTGTGGTGGGAGAGAGAAGGTCAGCGGGTGCCCACAGAGGGCAGAGTGTACCAGGACGGCCTGGATTTGGTCTTCAGTCCCACAGAGGAGGGAGACTCAGGCATCTACACCTGCGTGGCCCAGAACAGGGCAGGACGCAAGACACAGGAGGTCACCTTCACCGTGGCCA CTGCCCCAGTGTGGGTGATGAGGCCTCAGGACAGCCTCCTAGAGGAGGGTAAACCAGGTTACCTTCACTGTCACGCTCAGGCCAACCCTGAACCTGAGGTCACCTGGCTCCGCAACAACAACATGATCACACCAGAG GACTCTCGTTTTAAGATGTTCCCTAATGGCACCCTCAGAATCAACAATGTGGAGGTGTACGACGGACAGATGTACGGCTGTGAAACCAAGACTGTAGGCGGCCGGCTGTCTGGGCAAGCTAGAGTTACTGTGCTTG AGAAGCTGAAGTTTACTCCGACCCCCCAGCCATCGCAGTGTCTGGAGCTGGATAACGAGATCACCATCCAGTGCTCAGCTAAAGGCAGAGAGAGCCCCACCATCCGCTGGACCAAAGCAG ACGGAGGAGAGCTGCCGCCTCGGGTGGAGCAGAGGAACGGCCAGCTCCACTTCACCAAAGTCACCCGCAGCGACGCCGGCAACTACACCTGCATCGCCTCCAACAGCCTCCAGGGGGAGATCAGAGCCCTGGTGACCCTCATTGTGGCTG TGTACATTCGCTTTAAGGTGGAACCAGAGAATACAACGGTGTACCAAGGTCACACGGCCATCCTGCACTGTCAGGCCACCGGCGACCCCGAGCCTCACATCCACTGGATGGTCAAAGACAAGACGCTGGACATCAGTAAGAACAGAAG GTTCCAGAAGATGCCCAATGGCTCCTTGGTGATTACAGATGTTACTACAGATGACACAGGCAGATACACATGTGTGGCAGGAAACAGCTGCAGCATCAAAGACCGTGTGGCTCAGCTGTATGTAGTAG ACAAACCAGTGCATTCCTTCGAAGAAGACGGGGACAAGGCTCCCTACAAGATGATCCAAACCATCGGTCTGTCAGTGGGAGCAGCCGTGGCTTACATCATCGTCGTGCTGGGACTCATGTTCTACTGCAAAAAGAGACGCAACGCCAAAAGACTGCAGAAAGGCCAGGACGGAGAGGAGCCGGAGATGGAGTGTCTCAACG gaggggctgttcaACAAAATGGCCACACCACCACTGAGATCCAGGAAGAGGTGGCCCTCACCAACATGggtaccatggcaacaacagaaaaacgCCACAGCCATGTCAACAACGATAAGCTCCACTTTCCTCGAGCAAACCTACAAACCATCACTACTTTAG GCAAAGGGGAGTTTGGTGAGGTGCTGCTATGCAAAGCTAAGGGTATCGAGGAGAGCGAGGAGGAGACGGTGGTGTTGGTGAAAAGCCTGCAGACCAGAGACGAACAGCTCCAGCTCGACTTCCGCCGCGAGGCTGAAATGTTCGCCAAGCTCAGCCACCCCAATGTTGTCCGCCTGTTGGGCCTGTGTAGGGAGGCGGAGCCCCACTACACGATCCTAGAGTACTATGACCTG GGAGACCTGAAGCAGTTCCTGAGAATTTCCAAAAGCAAAGATGACAAGGTCAAATCTCAGCCTATCAGCACCAAGACCAAA GTTTCCATCTGTACCCAGGTGGCTCATGGGATGGAGCATCTTTCCAATCACCGCTTCGTTCACAAAGACCTCGCCGCCCGAAACTGCCTGATCAACAGTCAGAGGCGTGTGAAAGTGTCAGCGCTCAGCCTCAGCAAGGACGTCTACAACAG TGAGTACTACCACTACAGGCAGGCATGGATCCCGCTGCGCTGGCTCCCAGCTGAGTCTGTGTTTGAGGATGACTTCTCAACCAAGTCTGACGTGTGGGCCTTTGGAGTGTTGATGTGGGAAGTGTTCAGTCACGGGGAAATGCCATATACCAAACTCAGTGATGATGAGGTGCTGGAAG GTCTGCAGACAGGGAAGCTGAAGCTGCCCGTTCCAGACGGATGCCCCTCCAAAATCTACAAGCTCATGACCCGCTGCTGGGCACTGAGCCTCAAAGAGCGCCCCTCTTTCACTGAAATCGTCCACACCCTGGGAGAGCTGCCCTCTGACAGCAAAGTCTGA